The Thermocrinis albus DSM 14484 genome segment CTTTTTAGCTAACCGTTTTATGAGATTTCTCCTTTCCAAGGAAAAACAGGAGTTGGTGAAAGATGAGGAAAGGATTGATCTTTGACGTAGACGGTGTGCTGGTGGATGTATCAGAGTCTTATCACCACGCCATAAAGATGACAGCGGAGTATTTTCTGGGAAAAGAGGTAGATCTGGAGGTAGTACGTAAAATAAAGTTTGAGAAGGGGATCAACAACGATTGGCTGGCCACCAAGGAAGTTCTCCTGCACTTTGGCATGGACGTAGATCTTGAAAGGATAATAGATAAGTTCAACGAAATATACAGGCTGTTGAGGGACAGGGAGAGACCTATCTTGCCCAGGGATACTCTGGAACGTTTTAAGGCAGAGGGTTTTCCTCTGGCCATTCTGACTGGCAGACCAAGGGAGGATCTGCGTTACTTTATGGAACGTTTCGGTATGGAGGATCTCTTTGATGTGGTGATTGACGATGATGAACTCCATCCGGATCTTAAAAAGCCACACCCTTACGCCCTCCATTACTGTCTGGAGCTCATGGATGTAGATGGAGCTGTCTACGTGGGTGACAGTTTGGCAGATTACACCATGGTGAGGGACTACAGGAGGTTGTATGAAAAACCCGTTCTGTACATCCACTTTGGGGACAGAGTAGTTCCTGCCAACCAGCGTGTGGTCAAAACTCCTGCTGAGCTGGAGGAAGCTCTGAGAGAGGCTTTGCTTCTTCTATGAGGAGAACCGGTATGTCATCCTCCACGGGATAGTAAACACCACACCTTTCACACACAAGTATGCTCTTGTCCCTGATGTATATGAGGTCTCCCTTGCATCTTGGACACGCCAATATGTTTAACAGTTCTTCCGGCAGAGCCATCTCTGTTATTATAAAAAATTGCTATATAATTAATAGTATGTTCCAGGTGCCGGAAGTTACGCCAGAAGAAGCTAAAAGGATGTTGGAAGAGGACCCTAACGTTGTCCTCCTAGATGTGAGGA includes the following:
- a CDS encoding HAD family hydrolase, which codes for MRKGLIFDVDGVLVDVSESYHHAIKMTAEYFLGKEVDLEVVRKIKFEKGINNDWLATKEVLLHFGMDVDLERIIDKFNEIYRLLRDRERPILPRDTLERFKAEGFPLAILTGRPREDLRYFMERFGMEDLFDVVIDDDELHPDLKKPHPYALHYCLELMDVDGAVYVGDSLADYTMVRDYRRLYEKPVLYIHFGDRVVPANQRVVKTPAELEEALREALLLL
- a CDS encoding Trm112 family protein — translated: MALPEELLNILACPRCKGDLIYIRDKSILVCERCGVYYPVEDDIPVLLIEEAKPLSELPPAQQEF